TGAAAAACATTTTTCACTTGGTAGTTGAAATGTAAATTTCAGAGAGAAGATTAGTGACACCGGTTTCGTTTGCTTGTTCATGACAGATGATGTGAAGAAATGGTGGATCTGGGGCTACTGGGTGTCACCGCTTCAGTATGCCATGAGCGCCATTGCCGTAAACGAGTTCCTTGGACAAAAATGGCAACGGGTATGTAGCTGTTGTTTCCGCCGTGACAACAGTATTGGTCATTCGCATAACATGGTACTGTAGTTCTGACTGTCAAAACCATTTTGCAGGTTCTCCAGGGCTCCAGCAATATCTTAGGAATTGATGTGCTCAAGTCCAGGGGCATGTTCACTGAGGCAAAATGGTACTGGATTGGCGTTGGGGCACTCCTGGGATACGTTGTCCTGTTCAACATCCTCTTCACCTTCGCTCTAAGCTACCTCAAACGTACGTAATTCAAAGCTTCTAAATGGAATTTTGCAATGCACATTTTGATCAAGCACTTGATCTGAGACCATTACTTGTATAACATGCAGCGTTGGGTAAGTCTCAGCAAATTCTTTCAGAGGATGCACTGAAGGAGAAGCATGCCAGTATCACCGGCGAAACTCCTGTTGGCTCTGTCTCTGCAGCTGCAGGTAAGGCCAGTTGCACTAATGGTTGGATTTGGACATGATCATGGCAACATGTCATCTAAATGGCCAAACTTCTCTTGTAGGGAACATCAACAACTCGAGGTCAAGGAGAAATTCTGCCGCCCCAGGCGACAGTGGTAGGAAGGGAATGGTCCTCCCTTTTGCACCGCTTGCTGTTGCCTTCAACAATATGAGATACTCTGTTGACATGCCTGCGGTAATGCCAAAATTAGCTTTCGGTTTtcaaagaataagaacatcatgtgAAGTACTAGTACTAATTAACTTGATTTTGTTGCATAACAGGAAATGAAAGCACAAGGTGTTGATGAAGATAGGCTGCTTCTGCTGAAGGGAGTGAGTGGCAGTTTCAAGCCGGGAGTCCTGACAGCACTGATGGGGGTCAGCGGCGCCGGCAAGACCACGCTGATGGACGTGTTGGCTGGCAGGAAGACTGGAGGCTACATCGAAGGTGACATCTCAATCTCCGGCTACCCGAAGAAGCAGGAGACCTTCGCTCGTATCTCCGGTTACTGTGAGCAGAATGACATCCACTCACCAAACGTGACGGTGTATGAGTCCCTGGTCTACTCTGCATGGCTCCGCCTGCCTTCTGATGTCGAGTCGGAAACAAGAAAGGTATATATATGCGTCCTTGTTCAGCTGGGGCACACAGGCCAGGGATACATTACACTTGTTCTGATCTGAACAATGCCATTTCATCATATTTCACAGATGTTCATAGAGCAAGtgatggagctggtggaactgaataCACTGAGGGATGCCCTTGTTGGACTACCTGGAGTGAACGGCCTGTCGACAGAGCAAAGGAAGAGACTGACGATCGCAGTCGAGCTCGTCGCTAACCCCTCCATAATATTCATGGATGAGCCTACCTCTGGCCTTGATGCCAGGGCCGCGGCTATTGTCATGAGGACGGTGAGGAACACCGTCGACACAGGCAGGACTGTTGTTTGCACCATCCACCAGCCTAGCATCGACATTTTCGAAGCCTTCGATGAGGTAATTGTTTATACTAGAAAATTCCTTTTTCATGCATGTTTCCAAAATTATCGTGATCCTGACATTCTTTTGGCCTTGCAGCTATTCCTGATGAAGAGAGGAGGGGAGGAGATATATGTGGGTCCTCTAGGGCACCAGTCGTGCGATCTCATCCAATACTTTGAGGTAACTTTGCCGTCCTTCTCATCCAATAATTTCCTCCTTAATTTCCTAGGTAGTTTTTTGGCTTTGATTGATAGTAACAGTTTGCTGGTATTAATTTTATCAGGGAATCGAACATGTCAGCAAGATCAAACCAGGGTACAATCCGGCAACTTGGATGCTGGAAGTGACCTCACAAGCACAAGAAGATATACTAGGTGTCAGTTTCGCGGAAGTCTACAAGAACTCAGACCTCTACCAGTAAGTAGTCATTAATTTTGCATGTTTGCCAAAGAAAAAACGAAAGGCCTGATGGACTGACAAACACGATGTACTATGTATTTTGCAGGAGAAACCAGAGTGTGATCAGGGACATCAGCAGGGCCCCTGCTGGCTCCAAGGATCTCTACTTCCCGACGCAGTACTCGCAAAGCTCTGTCACCCAATGCACGGCATGCCTGTGGAAACAACACCTGTCCTACTGGAGGAACCCTCAGTACACAGTGGTccgcttcttcttctccctcgtggTGGCACTCATGTTCGGCACCATATTCTGGCAGCTCGGGGGCAAGACATCAAGGACGCAGGACCTGTTCAATGCGATGGGGTCCATGTACGCTGCGGTGCTCTTCATGGGGATCTCCTATGCCTCGTCGGTGCAGCCTGTGGTGGCCGTGGAGCGGACGGTGTTCTACAGGGAGCGGGCAGCTGGGATGTACTCAGCGCTTCCGTACGCATTCGGGCAGGTGGTGGTGGAGCTCCCCTACGTGCTGGTGCAGTCGCTGGCGTATGGGGTGATCGTCTACGCCATGATCGGCTTCCAGTGGGACACCAAGAAGTTCTGCTGGTACCTCTACTTCATGTACTTCACTCTGCTCTACTTCACCTACTACGGCATGCTCGCCGTGGGGCTCACCCCCAGCTACAACATCGCCTCCATCGTCTCCTCCTTCTTCTACGGCGTGTGGAACCTCTTCTCGGGCTTCGTCATCTCACAGCCGACAATGCCGGTGTGGTGGAGGTGGTATTCGTGGGTGTGCCCGGTGTCATGGACGCTCTACGGGCTGGTGGCCTCGCAGTTCGGCGACCTCACGGAGCCACTCCAAGACACCGGCGAGCCCATCAACGTCTTCCTCAAGAACTTCTTTGGATTCCGCCACGACTTCCTGGGTGTCGTCGCCATCGTCACCGCCGCGTTCGCCATCTTCTTCGCTGTCGCCTTCGGCCTCTCCATCAAGGTGCTCAACTTCCAGAAAAGATGATCCATCACAGAGTGCACAGATGTACCAACAGGTCAATCTGATCTGCACATGTATACATATAAACCCTTGCGTAGCAATAGTATACTCAGTACCAAGGAAATTGTACTAGTATATAGATAGTGAAGATATTTTTTTGGGTAAATTCGATAAACCAGAATGGCTGTTTAAGCGGCTAGCGGCTCTTGTTTCCCCTTCCTCTTTTCTCTCCAGCCC
This portion of the Triticum dicoccoides isolate Atlit2015 ecotype Zavitan chromosome 7A, WEW_v2.0, whole genome shotgun sequence genome encodes:
- the LOC119329701 gene encoding ABC transporter G family member 44-like isoform X1 codes for the protein MDTAEAAWGVASLRLGSRRLGSRSSYRERGADVFSRASSAAGAGSEDDEEALMWAALERLPTHSRVRKGFVVGDDGSGVELGLIDVAALGYQERTRLLDRLVRVAEEDHEHFLRRLKQRIDRVGIDFPTIQVRYEHLNIEALAHVGNRGLPTFINTTLNVLETLANLLHIVPNKKIPINILHDVNGIIKPKRMTLLLGPPGSGKTTLLLALAGKLDSDLKVSGKVTYNGHGMNEFVAQRSAAYISQHDLHIAEMTVRETLAFSARCQGIGSRYDMLTELSRREKAANIKPDPDLDVYMKAISVGGQDTNIITDYILKILGLDICADTMVGDDMLRGISGGQRKRVTTGEMMVGAERALFMDEISTGLDSSTTYQIVKSLGLITNILGGTTVISLLQPAPETYNLFDDIILLSDGHIVYQGPREHVLEFFELMGFKCPDRKGVADFLQEVTSRKDQPQYWARNDRRYQYVPVKEFARAFQAFHVGQSLSAELSRPFDRSQCHPASLTTKPYGASKMELLRACVEREWLLMKRNMFVYRFRAFQLLVMTTIVMTLFLRTNMHHGKVNDGIVFMGALFFALVAHMFNGFSELAMATIKLPVFFKQRDYLFFPAWAYAIPTWILKIPISCVEVSITVFLGYYVIGFDPDVGRLFKQYLLLLLVNQMAAAMFRFIAALGRTMVVANTLASFALFVMLVLSGFVLSHHDVKKWWIWGYWVSPLQYAMSAIAVNEFLGQKWQRVLQGSSNILGIDVLKSRGMFTEAKWYWIGVGALLGYVVLFNILFTFALSYLKPLGKSQQILSEDALKEKHASITGETPVGSVSAAAGNINNSRSRRNSAAPGDSGRKGMVLPFAPLAVAFNNMRYSVDMPAEMKAQGVDEDRLLLLKGVSGSFKPGVLTALMGVSGAGKTTLMDVLAGRKTGGYIEGDISISGYPKKQETFARISGYCEQNDIHSPNVTVYESLVYSAWLRLPSDVESETRKMFIEQVMELVELNTLRDALVGLPGVNGLSTEQRKRLTIAVELVANPSIIFMDEPTSGLDARAAAIVMRTVRNTVDTGRTVVCTIHQPSIDIFEAFDELFLMKRGGEEIYVGPLGHQSCDLIQYFEGIEHVSKIKPGYNPATWMLEVTSQAQEDILGVSFAEVYKNSDLYQRNQSVIRDISRAPAGSKDLYFPTQYSQSSVTQCTACLWKQHLSYWRNPQYTVVRFFFSLVVALMFGTIFWQLGGKTSRTQDLFNAMGSMYAAVLFMGISYASSVQPVVAVERTVFYRERAAGMYSALPYAFGQVVVELPYVLVQSLAYGVIVYAMIGFQWDTKKFCWYLYFMYFTLLYFTYYGMLAVGLTPSYNIASIVSSFFYGVWNLFSGFVISQPTMPVWWRWYSWVCPVSWTLYGLVASQFGDLTEPLQDTGEPINVFLKNFFGFRHDFLGVVAIVTAAFAIFFAVAFGLSIKVLNFQKR
- the LOC119329701 gene encoding ABC transporter G family member 44-like isoform X2; the encoded protein is MDTAEAAWGVASLRLGSRRLGSRSSYRERGADVFSRASSAAGAGSEDDEEALMWAALERLPTHSRVRKGFVVGDDGSGVELGLIDVAALGYQERTRLLDRLVRVAEEDHEHFLRRLKQRIDRVGIDFPTIQVRYEHLNIEALAHVGNRGLPTFINTTLNVLETLANLLHIVPNKKIPINILHDVNGIIKPKRMTLLLGPPGSGKTTLLLALAGKLDSDLKVSGKVTYNGHGMNEFVAQRSAAYISQHDLHIAEMTVRETLAFSARCQGIGSRYDMLTELSRREKAANIKPDPDLDVYMKAISVGGQDTNIITDYILKILGLDICADTMVGDDMLRGISGGQRKRVTTGEMMVGAERALFMDEISTGLDSSTTYQIVKSLGLITNILGGTTVISLLQPAPETYNLFDDIILLSDGHIVYQGPREHVLEFFELMGFKCPDRKGVADFLQEVTSRKDQPQYWARNDRRYQYVPVKEFARAFQAFHVGQSLSAELSRPFDRSQCHPASLTTKPYGASKMELLRACVEREWLLMKRNMFVYRFRAFQLLVMTTIVMTLFLRTNMHHGKVNDGIVFMGALFFALVAHMFNGFSELAMATIKLPVFFKQRDYLFFPAWAYAIPTWILKIPISCVEVSITVFLGYYVIGFDPDVGRLFKQYLLLLLVNQMAAAMFRFIAALGRTMVVANTLASFALFVMLVLSGFVLSHRNAPEKHFSLDDVKKWWIWGYWVSPLQYAMSAIAVNEFLGQKWQRVLQGSSNILGIDVLKSRGMFTEAKWYWIGVGALLGYVVLFNILFTFALSYLKPLGKSQQILSEDALKEKHASITGETPVGSVSAAAGNINNSRSRRNSAAPGDSGRKGMVLPFAPLAVAFNNMRYSVDMPAEMKAQGVDEDRLLLLKGVSGSFKPGVLTALMGVSGAGKTTLMDVLAGRKTGGYIEGDISISGYPKKQETFARISGYCEQNDIHSPNVTVYESLVYSAWLRLPSDVESETRKMFIEQVMELVELNTLRDALVGLPGVNGLSTEQRKRLTIAVELVANPSIIFMDEPTSGLDARAAAIVMRTVRNTVDTGRTVVCTIHQPSIDIFEAFDELFLMKRGGEEIYVGPLGHQSCDLIQYFEGIEHVSKIKPGYNPATWMLEVTSQAQEDILGVSFAEVYKNSDLYQRNQSVIRDISRAPAGSKDLYFPTQYSQSSVTQCTACLWKQHLSYWRNPQYTVVRFFFSLVVALMFGTIFWQLGGKTSRTQDLFNAMGSMYAAVLFMGISYASSVQPVVAVERTVFYRERAAGMYSALPYAFGQVVVELPYVLVQSLAYGVIVYAMIGFQWDTKKFCWYLYFMYFTLLYFTYYGMLAVGLTPSYNIASIVSSFFYGVWNLFSGFVISQPTMPVWWRWYSWVCPVSWTLYGLVASQFGDLTEPLQDTGEPINVFLKNFFGFRHDFLGVVAIVTAAFAIFFAVAFGLSIKVLNFQKR